The genomic stretch GCTCAGCTTTGCTGTCAAGTGACAGAGTCTCATGTTGTAGTATTTTTTCAGACACACAAGAAATTTCAGTAGACACCAGTTCTTTAACAGAGGCAAAAGATGCTGATACAATGGATACAAGGATATTAGCTGCTGAAGAACTAGTAGATAGGAGGTcacctacaaaagaaaaaaagtgttacaAAACTTTTCAAAGTTTTACTCTAAGATAGGAACTCTTTCTGTTGCACACAACCTTACTACATCTTACTGCACAGGAAAGGAGTATAGCTTTTTGTTAGTTCCTAAGACATATCTAGAAGAGAAATTTGATGTGTACGGTTGAATATAACCACTATTTTTAGTTGATCATTCCAGTTGCATTATTATTGATGCAACTGTAATCACTacattgtttaaaataaagacaCGTCCATTTACTAAAATGGATGAGTTCTAGGAAACAGTCCTTGGTATTACTGTTGCAGAGTTCAGGATGACAGATTAGATACAAATATTACACTTACCTATAAAACTTGTGTAAGATGTCAATATGTGTTGCTGCTTCAAACTGTTCTCACTAACTGAATCTTGTATTTTGTTGAACAAAACATTCATTTGTCTTGCAAATGTGTTTTGGACAATAGCATTGTGTTGATCAACAGCCTTCTTACGATCCAGTTTTGCATGGAGACCAGATACATCTTTTGTAGTTTCTTCAACAGTACTAAGCAACTAAATTTTAACAGTTATTTTAGTCAGCCTTTATATTAGAAGTCAAGCATAAATTATACAAGGAAGAGCAACTGTAGTTCTGAGTTAAAGGACCCCTTTTTTAAGGATAAAACCtctatttaaatatgtatttccCTTTACATCAATTTACAACTGTTAGATTCTTAATCCTGGTGTTAAGTCATTGGAGTCTTAGAACACAGAAAAGAGTTACCTACTAGAAACCATTTATTATGACCAGCTACCATCTATGAATGACACCCTCCGTTATCTAAGCAATTAAGAAGTCTTTTTTCATGAAATAGTAACTGAAAAAAATTTCTGACCAATTCTCAACTTTTAGTAAGAGATTTAGCAATAAAGGTATTATTAGTAATCAAAGAAGTGATTTCCAGTACTATTTCTGTGATAAGTAATTTAGAATTTTTAAAGCATAGTTGATTCTTGGTCTTGTGGTCAGTGTAAATGATTTCTTTATCCATTTCTCTCAAACGCACAAACACACTCCACCACCCACATGCAAAACAAAGCACCCCCTTCCCAACCGTAACAGGAGTTTGAGTAAAAAGAATCATTCACATTGATTAAAGATATAGGCTTCATCACTTTGCACTTGAAGTAGCTAGATTCTCTCTCTCCACATGAATTCCATTTCAAGAATTAAAACTAGTATGCAAATACATCAAAAAATGCACCCTCAACTACAGGGGTAACAGGGCAAAAGTTTCAAACTATTCACTCAGTGAGTGTAAATTACTGCACACACCTCTAAAGCTTTTTGGCAGTTCTCCATCCCAGCTTTATGTAAATTATCCTTTTGTAGGGCCAGATATAAGTTTCTAGTAAGGAAAATTACTTATTCTGCAAAACAACTCATGACAAGAGATACTGTGAAGCACTGGAACTCTCATACAAATCTGCCTGAAGGAAAGGTAGCTCCAGATGAACCAGTGTGCTTAACAGTCAATTGTTAACATAGCCACAGAGAAAGCCTTGTGATCTTAAGTGGCTTTTCACCATATTACAATTTAAAGAGAGGTTTATTCCTAGTTTTCCATCTTAAATTCAGTTTTTGTCACTATCACATCATGTTTTAGCTCATGAGATTCCTAAGCATGGGAAGTTACAACAGCAGTTAGGTGCCAGAAACGTGACAACCTTGCTAGCTGTGCCATGaagcttttcttcagtattttccaaAACTGAAACCACGTATTCTTCCTCAGCCAGATGAACCTTGGTTTCTTGCAGATCTTTCTGTGTTTCTTCCAGTTCTTTCTCTTTGACTTGCAGATCTGTTTTACATTGTTCAAGTTCATTTTTATTAACTGTGAATAGCTCGGTGATCTAAAGTGGAAGACAGACATCAATAGCACAACTCTGCTTTCTAGAAGTTCAACAGACACTCTTTCAAATCAATCTTTCAAACTATGCCTCATTACCAGAAGGCAAGTGTCATCTATAAATGAAGCTTTAGCTTTAAGATTAGGAGACCTTAAACTTGGACTAGAGTATTCTCTGTACGGACCAACACCATCACAAACCAATTCCAGTTTCACTGTGATAATCCCTTGCTTCCCCATTCCAGCCACAAGACCAAACAATTGTTACATCAGAATAAAAAAGTCCCACTAAGCAGACCTAACCATATAGAATGAGGAAGAGTCAGTAAAGTTGATCAAAAGGAAAGTCTCGTTACACAGATACATATACCGGCAAATTTACATTTCAATTTCTTTAACAGAGGAAGTTCCTACTTTCTGCATATTTCTAATTTAATGAGCACTCatcaccttctcctttctgcccTCATTCTCTGCCTCTAAGCAGATATCAATGAACTGAGATGGTACCATTTCACAGACTGATTTTTGCTGAAAACCCAGCAGAGCAAATCAAAGATAAAGTTTTAGACATTAAAAGAGCTTAGCTTTAAGAAGCAACTATAATATTGCATACTGCAACTTCATATATAGTATTCCATCTTCCTAACTTCAAGGATTAGGAATCTTCCACTCTCAACTAATTATTAAGAGGTTGAAGTTCAATTTTAGTTACAAAGAGGTCTTTAAAACATACCCTAAACAAAGCTCCTCAAGCAACATTatcaggaaaaactaatgaaagAGCTCATTAAGAGGGGCATAAAGACAgaattataaaatgaaaatttaagttATAAGTTTGGAACTTTAAGAACAACATAACCCTTCAACAATATTCTTTCCTTAAActgttttcctccctctccaaagacttttttttttggggggggggggggggggcagatttaGGCCACAGTTGAGAAATTTGACTTACTCTTTTTACTTCTTCCTCCATGGCACTGATTTTGTCAATATACTCTGCAATTTGTTCTTCCTGAACCGTCAGCTTTCCATTAAGGGCTCTAAAACAAGGATAAAAAGAAGTCAGGTAAGAGCTGATTTCATCATTACCTATTATTTTTCATGTTCAGTCATTTCAAGAAGTATTGTTAACTTCCATATGAAAAGCAGGCAATATTAACTTAATGCAGTATGTAAGACAATTTTTCTATTTGAAGCTTCCTGTGTAAACAAGCCCTCTTACAAAGTGAAATAAGCTATGTCAGGTTTGCTCTCCTATTAGAATTTCTACATGATGAGCATTCGTGTGCTACAAATCTGCATCCTGACTTATGGGAAGGTCTGTATGTAAACAAAGGCCTCAGTACAGACCCACTCTTTAGACTTCTGTGTAATAACTAATTTCTAAAGAATGAGTTGACTGGTCCATTGAATTCTTCTGTCAATCTTCAGTTTTCTGGTGTGAAAACAGATCTACATAGATCTAGTATTTGTATATGAGGACAGGTACCAGTATTCAAGACTTGTTTTTATAGAAATCTGGAACACTTACTCATAATTTTCAAGGGATATATAGACGCCATTTTTCTCTCGTGCAGCAGCAAGGTCTCGTTTCAGACGCTCAATTTCTTCAGTAtattcctgggggggggggagggggggggagggcagggacagAAACACATGTAGACCTGAAATTTTTCACTTTACTTTCAAGATTTAGCTTAACAGATACTTCACAAAGATAGCACTCTATGGAAGCTTTGCATAAGAACATGAGAATGTTCCAGAATCTAATACTTCACTTCTGTGTCCAATTAAATTCATTAGAGCACCATTTAAATTCATAGCACTGGATGCATGTACAGCATTGAAACTTCCCAGTTGAATTGTACTGGGTTGCATTTAATAGCTTAGAATGGGTATCTCAGATTCTTTAACAGCAGTTTCAACTTCATCTCAGCTATTCACCCATACTTACTGACTGGTTCACTTAAATTCAGGTACTTTCTAGGGAATGAAGCTGCTAATATAGTaagtacggggggggggggggggggggggggtcatccAGAGCTGTTTGGTGTTTCTCCACTAACTTGCAAACAGGTAACCCATACGCATAGTATAGCTAGTAGTGATAGTCATCTCTCCAGCTTTAGTCTTAGCAGCAGTTTCAGGTTCTGCAAAGTGACTAATACTGTATCAGTAGGGCAGCTTAGTCTGGAAGCATCAGTTCAGTGATCAAAATCAGCTCAGAAAAGCACTGTTACTAGATAGTTTCTGCATAACTGCATAGTGGAAACTACGTTAACAGAACCAACCAAGCTTACTGCTGAATTTGTGAAGATACAGGTCTAGCTTACCTTAATAAGAGCTCTTTTTGTCAGCTTCTGATTAACTTCAGGCTTGTTCATTATGTTCTTTGCTCTGTGGGCATATTCCAGTGTACTTAACGTTTCCTGGGACAAATAGATACAATATTAGGTCAAGCTGAAGAATAGCTCATTTATGTTTTCATATCCTCTGCAGAATATAGTATCTATTTTAGGAACAGATGTTCAGAATTAAGTTTACCTCAAGATTTATAGACGCAGGAGAAACCGTGGCAATTATTGACGTTTTTGTTCGTCCTCCAAGAGAGTCTTGAAGGATTCTTGTGAGTTTAGATTCCCTGTATGGAATGTGTGGGGCTCTTTCTACAAGAGCCGTAATAACTCTTCCTAGAGTCAGGAGAGACTGGTTGATATTTCCAGCTTCACGAGCTCTTTTGTCAACTGCCCCAGACCGACCAATATTTTCACTTCCTGCAAGatcaacctgaaacacaggaggaAGGACATATTTCTGCCTCAAATCACCATGAAGAATGCTTGCCCTATAGTGCTGCagaacacacatacacaaaccagCTTACAAGCATCTGTTCAGGAGAAACTGGGGTGATAACTGGGACAGACATTTCTCAGAGTGACAAACATAGCTCATCTCTCTTGAAGAAAGATCACAATTCAaccccactcccccccccaatGGAAAAAGCCCATCTTAGATTCACAACAGAATGAAGGCAGATTATTCTGGTTCATTAACTTTAGGAAAGTCATCAATTAAATTTTTTTACAATACTTACCAAGTTTAACTTTCCAATTTTAACAAGCTCTTCTCCATCTATAGTAGTTTCTTTCATATGGATGGTAATCGAAAACACAGAGTGGGAACGACTACAAAAGAATTCAGTTTCAGATAGATATCCAAATGAAGCCAAATCATCTGCTTGCCACAAGACACTATAAATTAGTTGTCAATATCAGTGGTCTTTCAGGAAAAGAATTCAGCCCAGTAACTGTAATTTACACATTTTGAATACACCAAGTAATTCTACCAAGTACgtttttatgtatatacatataaataaggtatttaaaaacaacaatgaaGCAGTTAGATGAAGTTTGAAAAGAGGGTCTTGTGTCAACCTGTATAAAAACAGAtcttaaaacaattttgaaaCTCCAACTTCAGTAACAAATCCTAGAATAGCACTTTCTGCTAGTGAGGAAAGAACAGGACATTTGAGACTCCTGCACCAAGTTTTTGTCTGGTGAGTCAGATTGGTGAAAAAAATCCAACACCCCATAATAGCTACTCTAATACAGGTTTATCAGCTAAACACAATCTTCTAAACTAGCCtttttttgaaggtgtgcagTATCTACTGCAGAGGATATTTTTCTCATGCTAGCACATACAACACATTTCAGTCACAAATATCTGTCAATCAGACTTCTAAATTCTTTTGTTTCTGTAGGCATACAAAGCTTTGAAAAAGGTAATGTATTAGTTCTGGGTTATAATTAAATTTCAATACTTGCCATAAAGAACATTCTGCCTCTTATCTCAGCTAGACTCAGGTGGAATTCCAGGGCTACTGTTCCACCTAGATACTGCATAGTAACAAGGGATATATTCGTGACAGAAAATGCAGCCTCTAAACAAGAGGGGAAGCTTAAATGGATGATCATGCATCTCCCTCCAACAAGAACAGCTTGCCCATCTCTAAGATGGGAGGTTTCCAATTGTATAATGCCCTTTCATATATGTGATAGGATTCATCATCCCACAGGATGCGAGAAGGAGAGAGTTCTAACTATGGCTTTCTAACCCACATTTGGCAACAAGACTAGCAATATACAGTCACAAGATCAGGCAAGGTTTACTTTAGCTTCAACATCTTTTACTTCTTCAGTAAGatcttgttaaaataaaaaaaaatttctgaaatagGGGAAATTTGTACCTGGAATATGCATTCATATAAGTAGCTGCAGTAGTTCTTTTGGCTGCACCCCTTTCCAAGATTTGATACACTTCATTTTTGTTGTGCACAGTTATTTCTTCCAAGCCTTTAATAATTACACCTCTCTGTCAAAATAGAATGTTTGTTTTTATCTCTCTCAATAATTCCAAAAGCCTTTAAATAGCAAATCTAGGGAGACAGCATTTACCTTGTTTCGGGGGTCATCAAACATCTGCAGTCTTTCTCCAACATCAGGAGTAGGATTCAGAAGATCAAAAAGCTCCTCATTATAGATTTCCAAAAGAGATACTTTCACAGAAAATTCAGTACCATTTTCTGTGagtttttcaaatatttgatGCAGTGTACGGGGTATTATACCTGCTAGTGGATCCTATAAATTAAAGTGAGAAGTATTTAATACATAAATGTACTAAAAGGGATTGAGCGgaaagggggaagagaaggaacAATTTCAGCCAAATAGCCCAGTTTGATATAAACAAGAATACCTTGGACAAAGATCATCAGCTATATAATTACCGTTAAGATTTTTATGTATGCTTTAAGGATGTAAAATTTGattattatataaaataatgagaacatttgttattttaaaaccGGTTAAAGAAAGTCAGTTTCAGTACTCCCAAGAGATCAGCTTTAAGGTTTTCATTAGCCTTCTGCACTATCTAACTCTGAACTACAATACAGCTACAAGAGAAACCTCAGGAGTGAAAGTTTACCTCTTCCCAAGTATATTCTTCATTGGGTGACCGCTCCCCCTCCATTGTGAAGGTCTTTCCAGTACCAGTTTGGCCATAGCTGtgagaatgaaaaattaaaatgtaaacaaaaccctaaaattaaaatgaaatttcttaATAATCATTATTGGATTACTTACGCAAACACTGTACAGTTGTAGCCCATAATAACTTCATCCAAAATGGGACACACAACACTCCGGTATACATCAATCTGCTTTGCCTGAGCTCCAAAAACCTGTTGGGGCAAAGACAACAGGTCCCATTTACCAGCACAGTAACATACAGCATCACCCAGTACAATCGGCTGACTGTATTAGAGGAATTCGCTAGCTTGTGCCTGGAAGGTCCCAATGCGACAAAGAGTTACCATATCAAATGTGTAAGTCTTTCTTGATGTCTTGTCTGTGACTCCTCCAGTGCGGACACTAACTTCTTTTCTTGCTTGATCACAGTCTACAACAGCATAGGAGCTTGCTTTACGTTCTGAGGCATTAAAAGGCCTAAAAAGACAGACGTTAAGACTACTGTATTAATACTAACAAGAACATGAACTTGAGTAATATTGCTCAGTCTAAGAATCCACAGCAGGATATTCAGATAAAAGGAACATTaagatttaaatttaattttttaaaataattgctaaGGAAAAACTGTCACAATTTGCTTTTGAGACCttgttctccttcctcctctgtggGACAGCTCAAGCATCTATAGCTTTTAGCTTGTTTAgacaggttttttttattattattattattaacaagcCCGTAAACTTGTTTACCATAGACTAGATGCACACATAGcttaatttgcattaaaaaaaatgttgttttaactGGATTTGTCATACCTATTTGGGGAGGGGACAAAGATTAAACACACCAAAGAGTGGTATAAGTAAgaactttcaaaaaagaaaaacttgcacAGGGAAGGAAAGGCAATGGTGAATCAAACTAATTcactttaaaatttttctttttttctttttcacttgcaCAAGCAATGAATCCTACATTTTACACTGATGACACATGTTCCACCCCTCCTAAAGTGCCAGACACGCTAATAGAACTTACTAACAGTGGAACAGCAGACAGCCCTACCACAACCTTTATAATGCTAACTCAAAAGATTTTTAACTAGAATTTCATAAGATAGACaaaacattgggggggggggggagagtctACCCAACTTTTTACACAGACTGGGTTGTAAGTAAAGCTTAATAGAAATGCAACAAAACATTTAGAAACTTAAGGGTCAGTATTTTGTTTCATCATTTAAATCACTGGTCTATCAGGGTGTTGCATTGTGTTTAAGTCAAACCTTGTGCGTACAGTTTTCCTTAAAGAAGCATTAGCAATAATTTCCTCCAAAAAGTCAAGAAAATTACCACATGATGAAACTAGCAGGATGAAGTGTTAGTTTATTATTCATTCAACAGTGTTACTGCACTGAATGTCTATACTACCTGTAAAAGGATAGCCAACTTGAAAATAGAATCTTTACAaccttctttaaaatattttaacagcagaGAAATTTCAGATGCTGtatctttaaatcatcaaaaGATGCCACAAGTGTGTGGCATTTCTCGTTTCCTGACTTTTGTGGCTAACATTTCCTCCTCAATACAGCATTGAGGCTGAGGTGCCAGATTCTACATAGACCACTAGACACTTTTATGCAAGACTGACAGCAACAGTGAAGGCAGTGGGGTCACTATGGTGACAGCTGATGATCACAACAATCTTGCTTAAAAGGGCAAGTTACAGCTTCAGTTTTGCGACTTAAAAAGGAGGAGGCTGAACAACAAACACAGTCTGCTCTGTAATGATGTAGCAGTGAACCACTCAAATACAAGAGACCTAGTGTATGGTGCATAACAGTAGGATTACAGTGACAACTCAGTTAGGCTAGAGCATACATGCAGGTAGTTACCATCTGTCACTAGGCAAGCAGCAACTTGGTATGCCACGATGACATTTGATCACATGTTCATCCCCCTAGGTAAGCCAATCAAAGCATATTAACATGTGTTAACACACACATTTTGAGTTTCCAAATTCAGGTTCTTACTGAAGCACAGTCAGTCCCTGCTTGAGAAGGTTTTTGATAAGCTCAGACGCATCAGATTTTGGAAGCAAACACACATTTAAAGTAGCATTGAAAAAGAACAGCTTGACAAGAGCAAGGAGaaacaggagagattttttttttagggggtAGAGACTAAATAAAGCTTTTGACATAAAACTCAGTCTAAGCTATCAATCTCAACATAAGCACTACACCCCTGACAAACCTGAAACAACTGTCATATTGAGCAATATATTTACAATATACACTGATACTTAGTGAGGATACTCCAGAACAACTGAGCACTAATCAGCTGAAAATCACTGCTCTTGACAGTGTTTCAAATTCAATTGTTTCAaaaattttgttcttcttttacAAATCCTTGATTTAAATCAACTTTTTCACCGATCTCATAACATTTGTTTCAGCAGCTTGTTAGCTGTGTTACAAGAATAAAAGTGAAAATAGTTTATAATTTCTATTTTCACTGTGCATTTGGAAAAGTAGAACTTCCAAGCAAGAGGATGTTGTTATTAATGCATTTTGCAATGATTACATGTAAACTAGTATTTGCAGTTCTGGCTCAAGAAAACTTCTGAAGGCATTTTTGAACATGACTCTTAACATATTAGCAGTATTACAGTAAAAACAAAGTCAAGAATTTAGGAGCATTTAAGATCTAATATTAGTGAATAAGCCCTCAAAGTCACCCCAAAATTACAGGGAGAATCTAATTTTACAGTGCACAAGTTTTCTCATGCTGTTAATTACTGTTTATCTTGGTTGGTAAGATGGATTTAATCAATCATTATTATATTAAAAGTTGACTCCATAACTTTTTGTCTAAATTCAGGGAGTTAACATTGCTGAAGTTATACAAAAGACTGAAAAGTGGGTGTACCAAAAATTTCATAGCTGTTAAATTGTAGTGGCCTCTCACAGAAACTTAGATGATATTTCGATCTTGTTTTGAGTACCATCAGACATATCTCTCTTCTAGCTCACCTTTATCTTCCTATATAACTTCATACTGGCTATGCATTTGAATCAGGTTAGCAAATCGAAACGTTTTGCCTCCTtactcttaaggaaaaaaaaaatcatccatatAGCAACCTTGATTTTGAGGAGGTGTCACATCACAACGCATACAATTAATGCCTAGGACACACATTTTCAGGCGCAGTAGTGAATGATGCTTGGACGCAAAGACACACACGTTAATAATTATGTACTCAGAGGGAAATCATACGGTTCTCTTTTCGGAGCCGTTGAACAGCACCGCTGCAGAGCGCCGTGCTGCCCGGCACGGGCGGCGCCCTCAGCCCTCCGTCGCAGACCAGGTTAAGCCGGGACGGCGGCCTCGgcccgccggggagggcgccgACAACGAGATGTGTCGGCCCCAAGTCCCAGAGGGTCTTAAATGAAGGGACCCCAACGGCTCCCCGCCagccgcggcggggcagggcccgaCCTCCAAACCGCCGCGAACGGCcgctcccgcggcgccggggcggagggggggccgCGCCTACCTGCACCGCACCACCACCTGGATGTTCTTGCCCTTCTCATCCTTcttcgcgccgccgccgccctggaaGCTCAGGGAAGCCATGCCGGGGCTCAGCGCGGACCTGCCGGGAGAAGAGAGGCGgagcgccggccgccccgcgtcGCCCTCGCAGCGCCTCGGGCCCGCACCaaccgccgccgcgctccggccggGGGCGCGCGCTCCGCCGCCGGTTTTGAACcacgcgccgccccccggcccggccaaTCAGCGCGAGCCCGCGGGGCACCATGGGACTCGGTTTGAAATTTCAGGACGAAGCGCAAGCACTGATGACGTGTAGCTCGGCGCCTGCGTACCGGCGCACGACGGAACCCGCCCAGCGCCCCCGAGCGCACTGCATGCTGGGGGCTGTAGTGCCCGGCCAAGGCCCCGGGCggctcacgtgaccagcacaggcgcCGCGGTTCGCGAGCGACGGTTGGGCGGGTCGCGGCAGCCGTTAGCGGCCGCCCaggcagcgcccggcgcggcggccccccgcTCTCcgcggctcttcgctgcctcctgCTCCGCAAAGGAGCGCAAATCTGTTCTGGCAGTCACGCCGTGCTAATCCCGCAGCCAGAGCTGTACGAATCTCAACAGAACaggaaaacagtaagaaaattAGACTAGACTGGACGGGTTATTAGATTCAAGACAAGATGGATCCTGTGATCCAAGACGAGCTGGATTGTATTTGCTTTATTACTGACAGAGGCGCGTCTAAGCTACTCCTCAAGCGTCCAGCGCTGACGAGCGCACGCAGCCTCTCCAAGCAACCTGCCGGCGCCCACTGTCCTCACCGCtagaaagtttttcctaatgtctaactCGAGCCTTCTGTGCAGCAATTTTTTACCATTGCTACTCTGTAGGCTCATAAGGGGGCAGCAGAGAAACTCATTGCCGCCTCCTTTACAATTATTGAAGTATTTGAAGACATCAAAACTTCTCACGTCAGTTACCTTTTTTTCTGGATTATGTGAATCGACTCATTTCATCTTCCAGCACAGGTCAGGACCTTCAGTCactcttttcctctccccactGGCTCTTCAGTTAGTCCACATCTTTCTTTAAATATGTTCAAAATTAGACAAAAATACTTAGCAAATGCCAGGTAGAGTGGCAGAATTACTTTCCCTATTTTAAAGATCGTATCTCTGTTTACATAGCCGGGCATGGCATTCACCTTTTTCACAACAGCATTTTGCTGTTGATTCATATTCAGCTATGATCCACTGTAACACCCCACATTTGCAGCAGAACTGCCAACCCAGGCATTTTCTGTCCTGCAACTCCACTTCATTGTTCCCACCCGAAGAGCTTTGCACTGCTCCATCTTTGAATTATATATGCTTTAATTCAGACTGTTCTCCAGTCCAGTTCATCAGCATCACCTTGAATTCTACACCTACCTTTCAACATGCTTATAGCCCAGTATTGTCTGCATAACTAGTGAGAAAATTCTATTTCATTTTCTGACTTGCTAATGAAAATGAATAGTTACAGGTTAGGACAAAGCACCATAGATGCACTACCTCCATCCTTTCATTTTGAAGCTGATCCCATGAACCACCCTCCAAGCACAAGTTTGCATCCCCTT from Apteryx mantelli isolate bAptMan1 chromosome 7, bAptMan1.hap1, whole genome shotgun sequence encodes the following:
- the KIF11 gene encoding kinesin-like protein KIF11, with translation MASLSFQGGGGAKKDEKGKNIQVVVRCRPFNASERKASSYAVVDCDQARKEVSVRTGGVTDKTSRKTYTFDMVFGAQAKQIDVYRSVVCPILDEVIMGYNCTVFAYGQTGTGKTFTMEGERSPNEEYTWEEDPLAGIIPRTLHQIFEKLTENGTEFSVKVSLLEIYNEELFDLLNPTPDVGERLQMFDDPRNKRGVIIKGLEEITVHNKNEVYQILERGAAKRTTAATYMNAYSSRSHSVFSITIHMKETTIDGEELVKIGKLNLVDLAGSENIGRSGAVDKRAREAGNINQSLLTLGRVITALVERAPHIPYRESKLTRILQDSLGGRTKTSIIATVSPASINLEETLSTLEYAHRAKNIMNKPEVNQKLTKRALIKEYTEEIERLKRDLAAAREKNGVYISLENYEALNGKLTVQEEQIAEYIDKISAMEEEVKRITELFTVNKNELEQCKTDLQVKEKELEETQKDLQETKVHLAEEEYVVSVLENTEEKLHGTASKLLSTVEETTKDVSGLHAKLDRKKAVDQHNAIVQNTFARQMNVLFNKIQDSVSENSLKQQHILTSYTSFIGDLLSTSSSAANILVSIVSASFASVKELVSTEISCVSEKILQHETLSLDSKAELLRLIEEHTFGLRSALNSLMPMVEFVLGLNCQFQNNMKKYSAMAVEMEGHKKEMNTFFGDLCLTLKKLQEETASVFAQLQNDCENLKEEVEMTRIAHTKSTAELISSLQSQLDLFAQETQKNLTGVLAKNGSLKTTITAVQENVHLKTTDLVSSTTSNHNKFIASLDNFSQELRDINCENKKMLEESTDRCQQLLSNLTNMSQDTDKWCEFTTAQVVSFTDQQLLSFGKEKQHLHCLQKKTKESCDGAVAEIADHIGRQKAAEEKTLTGLLDQIKVDWEILLEQKLALNEEAHHGLTQVNGFLQEDLKVDIPTGTTPQRRDYLYPVTLVRTEPRELLLEQLRQKQPKLDAMLSSLTKEVEENADQDLLEEEEVVQESNESLVSDKSVLDTNICCNTNGGIPFFQHKRSHKKDKENKSTAAWEKTKTEDMVEQFLPKSKLPLRSLN